Below is a genomic region from Amycolatopsis sp. 195334CR.
CGTCGGCGGCTTCTACCTGATCACCACCTTCGTCATCAGCTACGGCACCGCCACGCTGGGCATGCCGCGCTGGCTGCTGCTCACCGCGACGCTGGTCGCGGCCGCGGTGGAGATCGTGGTGCTGATCGCGGGCGGCAGGCTCGCCGAGCGGTACGGGCCGGCCAGGGTGACCGTGGCCGGGGCGCTGGGTTCGGCGCTCGTGGCGTTCCCGGCGTTCTGGCTGATCGACACCACCGCGGGGCTCGCGGTGATCACCGGGGTGACCCTGGTGACCGCGCTGCTGTCGGTGCCGTACGCGGTGTCGGGCGCGCTGCTCACCGAACTGTTCCCGGCCCGCCTGCGCTACAGCGGGGTCGCCCTCTCGGCCAACATCGCCGGGGTGGCCAGCGGGTTCGTGCCGCTGGCCGCGACCGCGCTGCTCACCCTCGGCGGCGGCAGTTCGGTGCTGCCGACTCTGCTGCTGATCGCGATCTCGCTGGTGACCTGCGGGTGCGGGCTCGCCGCGCCGCGGTTGTTCGCCGGTCGCGACGAGGTGAAGACCGCGGTCTGATCACCGGGGCTTGAGGGCTTCGGAGCAGGCGAGCGCGAGCAGCACCACGGTCGCCTGGTCCGGCACCGTCACGTCCCGCCCGGTCAGCTCGGTGATCCGGCGCAGCCGGTTGAGCACGGTGTTGCGGTGGCACCACAGTTCCTGGGCGACGGCGGTGACCGAACCGGTGCGCGCCCACGCCCGGATGGTGTCCAGCAGCCGTTCGCGCTCGGCGGGCGGCAGGGCGGACAGGCCGCCGAGCACCGAGGCGACCAGCTCCGGCCCGATGCCCCTGGTGCCGGCGAGCCCCGCCGCGGCCACCGGCAACCACGCGTCGTACGGATCCACCGGACCCGCCAGCTCGGGCAGCGCGTCCACGGCCCGCAGCGCGGTCCGCGCGCTCGACGGCACGTTCGCCACACCGTGCGCGAGCGGCCCCAGCACGCACGGAACGGTGTCGAGCAGGCCGCCCAGCGCGGAGCGGAGCGCGCGGATCCCGGCCGAGCCCGCGCCCGGCTCCGCACCCGTCCACCGGGCGAGCAGCACCACGTGCCGGGCCAGCACCTGCACGTGGACCGGGCGGCCCTGCGCGGCGAAGGTGTCCGCGACCCGGTGCAGCCGCGCCCCGGCCGAGGCGGGGGAGACCACCACGAGCAGGTCGTCGTCGACGTCGATGGCCAGGGCCCGCGCGACCCTGGCCACGTCGTCCGGCCCGGGTTCACCGAGCACG
It encodes:
- a CDS encoding CdaR family transcriptional regulator, giving the protein MPSGAEPADARWAELVTRLRGDSDALFQSFLIRVRRVPPYARGLVPTDRMEHDATRTFDYLLRRISRAPMPDRLAGLGTEIGRDRAHRGVPLNDLLTAVRLNFRIVWDALREQAGPEDGPLLVARVDRVWAAVEEHALHVQLAYQDEGALIARERQGERSMLVAALLGEVDGPGHVLGEPGPDDVARVARALAIDVDDDLLVVVSPASAGARLHRVADTFAAQGRPVHVQVLARHVVLLARWTGAEPGAGSAGIRALRSALGGLLDTVPCVLGPLAHGVANVPSSARTALRAVDALPELAGPVDPYDAWLPVAAAGLAGTRGIGPELVASVLGGLSALPPAERERLLDTIRAWARTGSVTAVAQELWCHRNTVLNRLRRITELTGRDVTVPDQATVVLLALACSEALKPR